A stretch of Schistocerca cancellata isolate TAMUIC-IGC-003103 chromosome 3, iqSchCanc2.1, whole genome shotgun sequence DNA encodes these proteins:
- the LOC126176518 gene encoding uncharacterized protein LOC126176518: MKEEIDLWRQQIDYILVKAHFRNQIKDCRSYPSADLCSDHNLVLMKSSLRFKRVKKKPVKLKWELEKLKTEVLAKRYAHETDNIATIFQRGGVNEDWDQIKSGIYKVAQKIVGRTEPKNKRKWITADIIECIENRRLYKNSTDEQGKAECRRLRNLFNREARKAKENFLEEMCREVEENIQNGRTDLVYRTANQIF; encoded by the coding sequence atgaaagaggagattgaCTTATGGAGACAacagattgattacattctagtgaaagcacattttaggaaccagataaaagattgcaggagctatccatctgcagacttatgcagtgatcataacctggtcctgatgaaaagttcactgagattcaaacgtgtgaagaagaagccagtaaaacttaaatgggaactagaaaaaTTGAAAACTGAGGTACTGGCAAAGCGCTATGCTCATGAAACAGATAACATAGCCACGATTTTTCAACGtggtggagtaaatgaagactgggatcaaattaaatctggtatatacaaagTAGCACAAAAGATAGTTGGAAGAACTGAacccaaaaacaagaggaaatggattacagcagatattattgagtgtatagaaaacaggagattatacaaaaattcaactgatgaacaaggaaaagctgaatgcagaagactaaggaatttatttaacagagaagctaggaaagcaaaagaaaattttcttgaagaaatgtgtagagaagtggaagaaaatattcaAAATGGAAGAACCGATTTAGtctacagaacagcaaatcaaattttttaa